AGGGCAACGAGAAGGCAACACATTACGGCTCGGCGAATGGCAACGGTGCCTCACTGTCACGGCTGACGGCAAATACGTTGAGCGTCATCGCCACCAGCGCGTAGTAGCCGAATATCCCGACCAGTTCGACTACGGCGGGCTCGCCGAAGGTGTCGATGGCCTCGGCATAGAGCGTTTCATCGATGCGCTTGGTCGCATAGAGCGTGTGGCCGAGCCGATAGATCAGGCGCTCGTCATCGCGTTCGAATGCGGGTTCACGCCCGGCGCGCAGCGCCTCGATGAGATCATCGGCAAGACCCGCCTCGCGGGCGATGGGCTCATGGATCTGCCACTCCGCCTGGGATTGCCACCAGGCGGCAGTGAACAGGATGGCAAGCTCGGTCAGGCGCAGCGGCAGACGCGTTTCGTAGCGGCAGAAGGCCCCCAGCCGCTGGGCGTGGTCGGCCAGGGCCGGGCTATGCACCCAGGCAAGGAAGGGGCCGTCGAGATTGCCGCGCGGACCGCTCAGGATATCGCTCAGCACGCGCCGCTGAGCGTCGTCCATGGTGGTATCGTCAAGCGGTGTGAGGCGGGAGTGAATGGCCAAGGTAGTGCTCCTGCAGGTAGCCAAATGGCGGTGTGTGTCAACGACTGCCCATGACCTGACCGATGGACTGGTCGATGGCGCGCCCAAGCTTGTCGACCAGCTCGTCGAGATGCGCTTCACCGAGAATGAACGGCGGGGCCAGCAGCACATGATCGCCGCGCCGGCCATCCAGGGTACCGCCCATCGGGTAGCACATCAGCCCCTCGGCCATGGCCGTCTTCTTGATCAAGGCATGCAGTTTCATGTCGGGATCGAAGGGCGACTTGTCATCGCGGCGCTCGACAAGCTCCAGCCCCCGGAAGAGCCCGCGGCCGCGGATGTCACCCACATGCGGATGCTCGCCGAAGCGCGCCTGCAGCCGCTGCGTGAGTCCCTCGCCAAGCTGCTGCACCCGAGGCAGCAATGCACGCGACTCGATCGCCTTCTGTACGGCAAGCGACGCAGCACAGGCGGTGGCATGGCCAATATAGGTATGGCCATGCTGAAAGAATCCAGTGCCCCCCTTGATCGCCTGATGAATGCGCTCGCTGACCAGGGTAGCGCCGATCGGTTGATAGCCGGCACCAAGGCCCTTGGCGATGGTGATCAGATCGGCACTGATCCCCTCCTGCTCGGCGGCGAACAGCGTGCCGGTGCGCCCCATGCCGCACATCACCTCATCGAGGATCAGCAGCACCCCATAGCGGTCGCACACCTCGCGGATACGTGTGAAGTAGCCCGGCACTGGTGGCACCGCGCCCAGGGTAGCACCGACCACCGGCTCGGCGATGAAGGCCATCACGTTCTGCGCGCCAAGCTGAAGGATCTGCTCCTCGAGTTCATGGGCCAGGCGGATACCCATCTGTTCGGGCGTCTCTCCCTCGCGCATCTCGCGGTAGGCGTAACAGGGGCTGACATGGGTGACATCGATCAGCAAAGGCTCGAACTGCTGGCGCCGCCACTCATTGCCGCCGGCAGCCAGTGCCCCCAGGGTATTGCCGTGATAGCTCTGGCGGCGTGCGATCACCTGCTGGCGCTGCGGCTGGCCAATCTCGATGAAGTACTGGCGGGCGAGCTTCAACGCTGCTTCGACCGCCTCGGAGCCCCCCGACAAGAAATAGACCGACTCGAGCCCCTGTGGAGCACGCTCGATCAGAAAATCGGCGAGCTCCTCCATCGGCTCGGTGGTGAAGAAGGAGCTGTGTGCATAGGCCAGCCTGCCTACCTGATCGCGGATCGCCTCGATCACCTCGGCATCGCTGTGTCCCAGGCAGGAGACCGCCGCCCCGCCGCTGGCATCAAGGTAGCGCTTGCCCTCGGCATCGATCAGATAGGGACCATCGCCTTTGATGGCAGTCGGATAGTGCTGCTTCAGGTTACGGTGAAACACGTGACTCATGGGGCTCTCCGGGACGTCACCTTACAATAGGCAAACCATTATACATCCAGTACCTTGGCTCACGCTGTGAACGACACCAGATACGACAGCGCCCGTCTCCTCGAGGCGGGCGCTGTCGCTCAGGCCAATGCAGGGTTGCATCACGGGAGCAGAATGGTCGAGCCGGTGGTCTTGCGCGATGCCAGCGCCTCCTGCGCCTTGCCGGCATCGGCAAGCGGGTAGCGGCTTGCGATATCGACCTTGACCTTGCCGCTACCGAGCATTTCGAATAGCTCGCTTGCCATCGCCTCGAGTCGCTCGCGCGTATCGGCGTAGCCGTTGAGGCTCGGGCGTGTGACGAAGAGCGAGCCCTTCTGATTGAGGATGCCGATATTGACCCCCTCCACCGCTCCTGACGCGTTGCCGAAGCTGACCATCAGCGAGCGCGGCTTGAGGCAGTCCAGCGAGGTCTCCCAAGTATCCTTGCCCACCGAGTCGTAGACGACATCCACCATCTCGCCGTTGGTGAGTTCACGTACCCGCTCGACCACGTTCTCCCTGGTGTAGTCGATGGTCGCCCAGGCGCCATTGGCCATGGCCAGATCCGCCTTCTCCTGGGAGCTGACGGTACCGATCAGCTTGACGCCAAGCGCACGCGCCCACTGGCAGGCGATGGAGCCTACCCCGCCAGCCGCAGCGTGCCACAGGATCGTCTCGCCCCCCTTGAGCGGGCAGGTCTGGCGCAGCAGGTACTGCACAGTGAGCCCCTTGAGCATGCTCGCCGCGGCAGTGTCGACATCGACATCGTCTGGCAGCGCCACCACCTTGGCGGCCGGCAACGTGTGAAATTCGGCGTAGGCACCCAGCGGCCCCTGGGCGTAGGCGACGCGGTCGCCCTGCTTGAGATGGCTCACACCCTCGCCCACTGCATCGACTATTCCCGCCCCTTCGGTGCCCAGCCCCGAGGGCATGGAGGGCGCCGGG
This DNA window, taken from Halomonas sp. TA22, encodes the following:
- a CDS encoding aspartate aminotransferase family protein, whose product is MSHVFHRNLKQHYPTAIKGDGPYLIDAEGKRYLDASGGAAVSCLGHSDAEVIEAIRDQVGRLAYAHSSFFTTEPMEELADFLIERAPQGLESVYFLSGGSEAVEAALKLARQYFIEIGQPQRQQVIARRQSYHGNTLGALAAGGNEWRRQQFEPLLIDVTHVSPCYAYREMREGETPEQMGIRLAHELEEQILQLGAQNVMAFIAEPVVGATLGAVPPVPGYFTRIREVCDRYGVLLILDEVMCGMGRTGTLFAAEQEGISADLITIAKGLGAGYQPIGATLVSERIHQAIKGGTGFFQHGHTYIGHATACAASLAVQKAIESRALLPRVQQLGEGLTQRLQARFGEHPHVGDIRGRGLFRGLELVERRDDKSPFDPDMKLHALIKKTAMAEGLMCYPMGGTLDGRRGDHVLLAPPFILGEAHLDELVDKLGRAIDQSIGQVMGSR
- a CDS encoding NADPH:quinone reductase; the protein is MAKRIQFSRTGGPDVLEYVDVEPKAPEAGEVRIRNQAVGLNFIDIYFRTGLYPAPSMPSGLGTEGAGIVDAVGEGVSHLKQGDRVAYAQGPLGAYAEFHTLPAAKVVALPDDVDVDTAAASMLKGLTVQYLLRQTCPLKGGETILWHAAAGGVGSIACQWARALGVKLIGTVSSQEKADLAMANGAWATIDYTRENVVERVRELTNGEMVDVVYDSVGKDTWETSLDCLKPRSLMVSFGNASGAVEGVNIGILNQKGSLFVTRPSLNGYADTRERLEAMASELFEMLGSGKVKVDIASRYPLADAGKAQEALASRKTTGSTILLP
- a CDS encoding carboxymuconolactone decarboxylase family protein, with the translated sequence MAIHSRLTPLDDTTMDDAQRRVLSDILSGPRGNLDGPFLAWVHSPALADHAQRLGAFCRYETRLPLRLTELAILFTAAWWQSQAEWQIHEPIAREAGLADDLIEALRAGREPAFERDDERLIYRLGHTLYATKRIDETLYAEAIDTFGEPAVVELVGIFGYYALVAMTLNVFAVSRDSEAPLPFAEP